In Anaerobacillus alkaliphilus, one genomic interval encodes:
- the fsa gene encoding fructose-6-phosphate aldolase — protein MKFFIDTANLEEIREANALGVLAGVTTNPSLVAKEGVDFHTRLREITEVVSGSVSAEVIALDYEGMLREGKELAAIAPNITVKVPMTTEGLKAVRAFADQGIKTNVTLVFSAVQALLAARAGATYVSPFLGRLDDIGHNGLDLVSQISEMFFIHNIETEIIAASIRHPMHVHDAAMKGAHIATIPYKVISQLVKHPLTDQGIEKFLEDWNKQK, from the coding sequence ATGAAGTTTTTCATTGATACAGCAAATTTAGAAGAAATTCGTGAAGCGAATGCTCTAGGTGTACTAGCGGGTGTAACAACAAACCCATCTTTAGTAGCAAAAGAAGGAGTAGATTTTCATACGCGCTTAAGAGAAATTACAGAGGTCGTATCTGGCTCAGTTAGTGCTGAGGTTATTGCTCTTGATTACGAAGGAATGCTTAGAGAAGGAAAAGAATTAGCGGCAATCGCCCCAAACATTACCGTGAAAGTGCCGATGACAACAGAAGGATTAAAAGCTGTTCGAGCATTTGCTGATCAAGGAATTAAAACAAATGTTACGCTTGTTTTCTCAGCTGTCCAAGCGTTATTAGCCGCTCGAGCGGGTGCTACATACGTATCGCCATTTTTAGGACGACTTGATGATATCGGTCATAATGGACTAGATTTGGTTTCACAAATATCTGAAATGTTTTTCATTCATAACATTGAAACAGAAATTATTGCAGCATCTATTCGCCATCCGATGCATGTTCATGATGCAGCAATGAAAGGCGCTCACATTGCAACGATTCCATATAAGGTTATTAGCCAACTCGTCAAACATCCATTAACAGACCAAGGCATTGAGAAATTCTTGGAAGATTGGAATAAACAGAAATAA
- a CDS encoding class II fructose-bisphosphate aldolase: protein MPLVSMKEMLLKAKNEGYAVGQFNLNNLEFTQAILQAAQEENSPVILGVSEGAARYMGGFKTIVKLVEALMEEYKTTVPVAIHLDHGSSFQKCAEAIHAGFTSVMIDASHHSFEENIEITSKVVELAHFHGVSVEAELGTVGGQEDDVIADGVIYADPKECEELVKRTGIDCLAPALGSVHGPYKGEPNLGFKEMEEILNLTGVPLVLHGGTGIPTADITKAISFGTAKINVNTENQIASAKAVREVLAADAEVYDPRKYLGPAREVIKQTVIGKMREFGSSNKA from the coding sequence ATGCCTTTAGTGTCAATGAAGGAAATGTTATTAAAAGCAAAAAATGAAGGGTACGCTGTAGGTCAGTTTAACCTTAACAACCTTGAATTCACTCAAGCAATTCTTCAAGCGGCTCAAGAAGAAAACTCACCAGTAATCCTAGGGGTTTCAGAAGGTGCTGCACGTTACATGGGTGGCTTTAAAACAATTGTAAAATTAGTAGAAGCGCTTATGGAAGAGTACAAAACAACTGTACCTGTTGCAATTCATTTAGACCATGGTTCAAGCTTCCAAAAATGTGCGGAGGCAATTCATGCTGGATTTACATCTGTTATGATCGATGCTTCTCACCATTCTTTTGAGGAAAATATTGAAATTACTTCAAAAGTAGTTGAGCTTGCTCACTTCCACGGTGTATCTGTAGAAGCGGAATTAGGAACTGTTGGAGGTCAGGAAGATGACGTAATCGCTGATGGCGTAATCTATGCTGATCCAAAAGAGTGTGAAGAGTTAGTTAAGCGTACAGGAATTGACTGCTTAGCTCCTGCATTAGGTTCTGTTCATGGACCATACAAAGGTGAGCCTAACTTAGGTTTCAAAGAGATGGAAGAAATCCTAAACCTAACTGGTGTACCTCTAGTGTTACATGGTGGTACTGGAATTCCTACAGCTGATATCACGAAAGCAATTTCTTTCGGTACAGCAAAAATTAACGTAAATACAGAAAACCAAATCGCTTCTGCAAAAGCTGTTCGTGAAGTTCTTGCTGCTGACGCTGAAGTTTACGATCCTCGTAAATACTTAGGCCCAGCTCGTGAAGTAATCAAGCAAACAGTTATCGGCAAAATGCGTGAGTTTGGTTCTTCAAATAAAGCTTAA
- a CDS encoding response regulator translates to MKKKILIVDDQFGIRVLLNEIFQKDGYDTYQAASGVQALSIVEENLPDLVILDMKIPGMDGLEILRRLKDYNSGIQVIMMTAYGELDMINEAMKLGAITHFAKPLDIDEVRAVIKEQIGV, encoded by the coding sequence TTGAAAAAGAAAATCTTAATTGTCGATGACCAATTTGGTATTCGCGTTTTATTAAATGAAATCTTTCAAAAAGATGGTTACGATACATACCAAGCTGCAAGTGGTGTTCAGGCACTAAGTATAGTCGAAGAGAACTTACCTGATTTAGTTATTCTAGATATGAAAATTCCAGGAATGGACGGATTAGAAATCCTTCGAAGGCTAAAGGATTATAACTCAGGTATCCAAGTAATAATGATGACAGCTTATGGTGAGCTAGACATGATTAATGAAGCGATGAAGTTAGGGGCAATTACCCATTTTGCGAAACCTTTGGATATTGATGAGGTACGTGCAGTTATTAAAGAGCAAATCGGAGTATAA
- a CDS encoding CTP synthase gives MATKYIFVTGGVVSSLGKGITAASLGRLLKNRGLKVFIQKFDPYINVDPGTMSPYQHGEVFVTDDGAETDLDLGHYERFIDINLSKNSNVTTGKIYSTVLKKERRGDYLGGTVQVIPHITNEIKERVFRAGRETGADIVITEIGGTVGDIESLPFLEAIRQIKSDVGVNNVMYIHCTLIPYLAAAGEMKSKPTQHSVKELRSLGIQPNVIVVRTERPVPDDMKDKIALFCDIDKNAVIEARDADTLYEVPLDLQRQKLDQFVCEYLKLNCQEPDMTEWVALVEKVKNLSGKVKIALVGKYVALQDAYLSVAESLRHAGYAFDADIEIKWINAEDVTEENVTDLLQDVDGVLVPGGFGDRGIEGKISAIKYARINKVPFLGICLGMQLASIEYARNVLGLEGANSAELNPATNYPVIDLLPEQKDIEDLGGTLRLGLYPCKLIEGSVAFEAYKEQVVYERHRHRYEFNNEYREQMEKAGFIFSGTSPDGRLVEIIEIEDHPYFVASQFHPEFVSRPTRPQPLFREFIRASLNKA, from the coding sequence ATGGCGACGAAGTATATTTTTGTAACTGGTGGGGTTGTATCTTCACTAGGTAAGGGTATTACAGCTGCATCTTTAGGACGATTATTAAAAAACCGAGGCTTAAAAGTTTTTATTCAAAAGTTTGACCCATACATTAATGTTGACCCTGGAACAATGAGTCCATATCAACACGGGGAAGTATTCGTAACAGATGATGGCGCGGAAACTGACTTAGACCTTGGTCACTATGAGCGTTTCATCGATATTAACTTAAGTAAGAATAGTAATGTGACGACAGGAAAAATCTATTCAACAGTTCTGAAGAAGGAACGTCGTGGAGATTATCTTGGTGGAACGGTGCAGGTTATTCCTCATATTACGAACGAGATTAAAGAACGTGTTTTCCGTGCAGGAAGAGAAACAGGTGCAGATATCGTTATTACTGAAATTGGTGGTACTGTTGGGGACATCGAATCTCTGCCATTTTTAGAGGCAATTCGTCAAATCAAGAGTGATGTAGGCGTGAATAACGTGATGTACATTCACTGTACGTTAATCCCTTACTTAGCCGCTGCTGGTGAAATGAAGTCAAAGCCTACACAACACAGTGTAAAAGAGCTTCGTAGCTTAGGTATTCAACCAAATGTGATTGTTGTTCGTACAGAACGTCCAGTTCCAGATGATATGAAAGATAAGATTGCTCTGTTTTGTGATATTGATAAAAATGCGGTTATTGAAGCTCGCGATGCTGACACATTATATGAGGTTCCGCTTGATCTTCAACGACAAAAGCTTGACCAATTTGTTTGTGAATACTTAAAATTGAATTGCCAAGAGCCTGACATGACGGAGTGGGTTGCACTTGTTGAAAAGGTAAAAAATCTTTCTGGCAAAGTAAAAATTGCTTTAGTAGGAAAATACGTTGCCCTTCAAGATGCTTATCTTTCTGTTGCAGAATCATTAAGACATGCTGGTTATGCATTTGATGCTGATATCGAAATCAAGTGGATTAATGCTGAAGATGTAACAGAGGAAAATGTAACTGATTTATTACAAGACGTTGACGGTGTACTAGTTCCTGGTGGTTTCGGTGACCGTGGAATTGAAGGTAAGATCTCTGCAATTAAATATGCGCGTATAAATAAAGTGCCTTTCTTAGGAATTTGCTTAGGGATGCAATTAGCATCGATCGAGTATGCAAGAAACGTCTTAGGTTTAGAAGGAGCTAATTCTGCTGAACTTAACCCTGCTACAAACTATCCAGTAATTGACCTTTTACCTGAGCAAAAAGATATTGAAGATTTAGGCGGTACATTACGTTTAGGTCTATACCCTTGTAAATTAATTGAAGGCTCAGTGGCTTTTGAAGCTTACAAAGAACAAGTGGTTTATGAGCGCCATCGCCATCGTTACGAGTTCAATAACGAATACCGTGAGCAAATGGAAAAAGCAGGCTTTATTTTCTCTGGGACAAGCCCAGATGGCCGCTTAGTGGAAATTATTGAAATTGAAGATCACCCATATTTCGTTGCATCTCAATTCCATCCAGAATTTGTTTCACGTCCAACTAGACCACAGCCATTATTTAGAGAGTTTATCAGAGCGTCATTAAATAAAGCGTAG
- the rpoE gene encoding DNA-directed RNA polymerase subunit delta: MLALTLNEYTPEEISEMSMVEIAYELMRNEKQPFAFGDLVKRVAEIKGLSEEYVSERISYLYADLNIDGRFIALGENRWGLRTWYPYEQADEEVTQTVRRKKKKAEDDEDLEIELDEDFDDLDGDLDDEYEDLEDELDDLVSEENEEEDFDLDLDEEEDVDADDSEDDLDEDLEAEDEDDLL, encoded by the coding sequence GTGTTAGCTTTGACGCTAAATGAGTATACGCCAGAAGAAATATCAGAAATGTCCATGGTGGAAATTGCTTATGAGTTAATGAGAAACGAGAAGCAACCTTTTGCATTTGGTGATTTAGTTAAACGAGTTGCTGAAATCAAAGGACTGTCTGAGGAATATGTATCGGAAAGAATTTCTTATCTTTATGCAGATCTAAATATTGATGGCCGTTTTATTGCCCTAGGTGAAAATCGTTGGGGCCTAAGAACTTGGTATCCTTATGAGCAGGCAGACGAAGAAGTTACTCAAACTGTTCGTCGTAAAAAGAAGAAAGCTGAAGATGATGAGGATCTAGAAATCGAATTAGATGAAGACTTCGATGACTTAGATGGAGATTTAGATGATGAGTATGAAGATTTAGAAGATGAACTAGACGATCTTGTAAGCGAAGAGAACGAAGAAGAAGATTTTGATCTAGATCTTGACGAAGAAGAAGATGTCGATGCTGATGATTCAGAGGATGACCTTGATGAAGATTTAGAGGCAGAGGACGAAGACGATCTTCTCTAA
- the icmF gene encoding fused isobutyryl-CoA mutase/GTPase IcmF: MEKIEIYRPKNHVRFVTASSLFDGHDASINIMRRMLQASGAEVIHLGHNRSAEEVVLAAIQEDVQGIALSSYQGGHVEYFKYMYDLLKENGATHIRIYGGGGGVIIPSEIKELHDYGIARIFSPEDGRIHGLQGMINMMMEECDFPTVKSVTDEIDQLREKNIQAISKLITLAEKQELDHQEVATTAEAAFEKIKALAQEVPVVGITGTGGAGKSSLTDELVRRFLYEFEDKTVAIISIDPTKQKTGGALLGDRIRMNSINSPRVFMRSLATRGSKMEISEGIRDAIQVVKAAGFDLVIVETSGIGQGDAAIVEVVDISMYVMTSEFGAPSQLEKIDMIDYADLICINKFERKGSEDALRDVKKQYQRSHTLFDQDPETMPVYGTIASQFNDPGTNTLFVALVEKINEKFELDWQTNLETTKTVVKSNMIIPPERSQYLFEIVSTIRNYKQFSEEQVTVARKLYQIKGTLEALQLVGGTPEVVSELEKVQKHFEEQLHPETKALLERWPSLKDSYSKDELVTKIRDKEIRTQLTTTSLSGLKIPKVSLPKFDDWGEIIRWCLKENVPGEFPYTAGVFPFKRQGEDPKRQFAGEGTPERTNRRFHYLSKDDDAKRLSTAFDSVTLYGEDPDYRPDIYGKVGESGVSICTLEDMKKLYAGFDLCAPSTSVSMTINGPAPIILAMFMNTAVDQQIEKFEVENGRSATEEERSQIKAMTLATVRGTVQADILKEDQGQNTCIFSTEFALRMMGDIQQYFIDHKVRNYYSVSISGYHIAEAGANPISQLAFTLANGFTYVEYYLSRGMKIDDFAPNLSFFFSNGLDPEYTVIGRVARRIWSTVMKHRYRGNDRSQKLKYHIQTSGRSLHAQEVDFNDIRTTLQALMAIYDNCNSLHTNAYDEAVTTPTEESVRRAMAIQMIITKELGLAKNENSLQGSFIIDEVTDLVEEAVLQELEKISDRGGVLGAMETQYQRGKIQEESMFYEMKKHSGELPIIGVNTYLNPNPPSEDEFQMEIARATQAEKEQQIANLRAFQERHQGTTEKALKQLQQTAMSNGNVFAELMETVKVASLGQITNALYQVGGQYRRNM; this comes from the coding sequence ATGGAAAAGATCGAGATTTATCGACCGAAAAACCATGTACGCTTTGTTACTGCATCGAGTCTTTTTGACGGGCATGATGCATCAATCAATATTATGAGAAGAATGCTGCAGGCAAGCGGTGCTGAGGTTATTCATTTAGGGCATAACCGTTCTGCTGAAGAGGTTGTTCTTGCAGCCATCCAAGAAGATGTTCAAGGTATTGCATTATCCTCCTACCAAGGCGGTCATGTGGAATATTTCAAGTACATGTATGACCTATTAAAAGAAAATGGTGCTACACACATCCGTATTTATGGCGGTGGTGGTGGGGTTATTATTCCATCTGAAATTAAGGAACTCCATGATTACGGGATTGCCCGTATTTTTTCACCTGAGGACGGTCGTATTCACGGTCTTCAAGGGATGATCAACATGATGATGGAAGAATGCGATTTTCCAACTGTAAAATCAGTGACTGATGAAATTGATCAGTTACGTGAAAAAAATATTCAAGCGATCTCGAAACTGATTACCCTAGCGGAAAAACAAGAGCTTGATCACCAAGAAGTAGCGACAACGGCTGAAGCTGCTTTTGAAAAAATTAAAGCTTTAGCACAAGAAGTTCCAGTGGTTGGAATTACAGGAACAGGTGGAGCAGGTAAAAGTTCATTGACCGATGAGCTTGTTCGTCGCTTCTTATATGAATTTGAAGACAAAACGGTAGCGATCATTTCTATAGACCCAACGAAACAAAAAACAGGGGGAGCTCTCTTAGGTGACCGCATTCGCATGAATTCGATTAATTCACCACGAGTATTTATGCGCTCGCTTGCGACACGTGGCTCGAAAATGGAGATTTCTGAAGGGATTCGTGACGCAATTCAAGTCGTCAAGGCCGCTGGATTTGATTTAGTTATTGTAGAAACAAGTGGGATTGGGCAAGGAGATGCAGCAATTGTTGAAGTTGTTGACATTTCGATGTACGTGATGACGAGTGAATTTGGTGCGCCGTCTCAGCTTGAGAAAATTGATATGATCGATTACGCCGATTTAATCTGTATTAACAAGTTTGAGAGAAAGGGCTCAGAGGATGCATTACGTGATGTAAAGAAGCAGTATCAACGCAGCCATACTCTTTTTGACCAAGATCCTGAAACAATGCCTGTGTATGGGACAATCGCTAGTCAATTTAATGATCCAGGAACGAATACATTATTTGTTGCTCTTGTTGAAAAAATTAATGAGAAATTCGAATTAGATTGGCAGACAAACCTTGAAACGACCAAAACGGTTGTCAAAAGTAATATGATTATCCCGCCAGAGCGTTCGCAATATTTATTTGAAATCGTTAGCACAATTCGAAACTATAAACAGTTTTCAGAAGAACAAGTGACAGTGGCGAGAAAACTCTATCAAATCAAAGGAACGTTAGAAGCGCTTCAGCTTGTTGGTGGTACGCCAGAGGTTGTAAGTGAACTAGAAAAAGTTCAAAAGCATTTTGAAGAGCAGCTTCATCCTGAAACAAAAGCCCTCCTTGAAAGATGGCCGTCGTTGAAAGATAGCTATTCAAAAGATGAGTTAGTGACGAAAATTCGCGACAAAGAAATTCGTACACAGCTAACAACAACGAGTTTATCAGGGTTAAAAATTCCAAAGGTATCGTTGCCTAAATTCGATGATTGGGGCGAAATCATCCGTTGGTGCTTAAAAGAAAATGTACCTGGTGAGTTCCCGTATACAGCGGGAGTATTCCCATTCAAACGCCAAGGTGAAGATCCAAAACGTCAATTTGCTGGGGAAGGTACGCCAGAACGTACAAACCGCAGATTCCATTACCTATCAAAAGACGATGATGCGAAGCGTTTAAGTACGGCGTTTGACTCAGTAACCCTATATGGCGAAGACCCTGATTACCGTCCCGACATTTATGGAAAAGTCGGTGAAAGTGGTGTAAGCATTTGTACTTTAGAGGATATGAAAAAACTGTATGCAGGCTTTGATCTATGTGCACCTAGTACATCCGTATCAATGACGATTAATGGTCCGGCACCAATCATCTTAGCGATGTTCATGAATACAGCGGTTGATCAGCAGATCGAGAAGTTCGAGGTAGAAAACGGTCGTTCAGCGACAGAAGAAGAACGTTCGCAAATCAAAGCGATGACGCTAGCAACGGTACGTGGTACGGTGCAGGCTGATATTTTAAAAGAAGACCAAGGGCAAAATACTTGTATCTTCTCAACAGAATTTGCGTTACGAATGATGGGAGATATTCAGCAATACTTTATTGACCATAAGGTTCGAAACTACTATTCGGTTTCAATTTCTGGCTACCATATTGCAGAGGCTGGTGCTAACCCGATTAGTCAGTTAGCATTTACATTAGCGAATGGCTTTACGTATGTTGAGTATTATTTAAGTCGTGGGATGAAAATCGATGACTTTGCACCAAACCTATCATTCTTCTTCTCAAACGGCCTTGATCCAGAGTACACAGTGATTGGGCGCGTGGCTAGGAGAATTTGGTCAACGGTGATGAAGCATAGATACCGAGGAAATGATCGTAGCCAAAAGCTAAAGTATCATATTCAAACATCTGGGCGTTCATTACATGCGCAAGAGGTAGATTTCAACGATATTCGCACAACGCTGCAAGCATTGATGGCGATCTACGACAACTGTAATTCGCTTCATACGAATGCTTACGACGAGGCGGTGACAACGCCAACAGAAGAGTCTGTACGTCGTGCAATGGCAATTCAAATGATTATTACGAAAGAGCTTGGCTTAGCGAAAAATGAAAACTCGCTGCAAGGCTCATTTATCATTGATGAAGTAACTGACTTAGTAGAAGAAGCGGTACTGCAAGAGTTAGAAAAAATCAGTGACCGTGGCGGTGTATTAGGGGCCATGGAAACTCAGTATCAACGTGGAAAAATTCAAGAAGAGTCAATGTTCTACGAAATGAAGAAGCATAGTGGCGAGCTACCGATCATTGGGGTTAACACGTACTTAAACCCTAATCCGCCTTCTGAGGATGAGTTTCAAATGGAGATTGCTCGTGCGACTCAAGCAGAAAAGGAACAGCAAATTGCCAATCTGCGTGCCTTCCAAGAGCGTCATCAAGGTACAACAGAAAAAGCACTTAAGCAGCTGCAACAAACAGCGATGTCAAACGGCAACGTCTTCGCTGAACTAATGGAAACAGTAAAAGTAGCCTCACTTGGCCAAATCACAAACGCCCTTTATCAAGTAGGCGGGCAGTATAGAAGGAATATGTAG
- a CDS encoding TetR/AcrR family transcriptional regulator encodes MVKDQLLIKKRREQMIKAAVTLFIQKGFHRTTTREIAKESGFSIGTLYEYIGSKEDILYLVCDSIYDQVSENLKKRLKQDVEGIDSLRYAIAALFRVIDDLQDEVLVMYQESKSLPKEALRYVLQKEFEMTELIQEVIQECVTKGHLELTDQEIYQSAHNILVQAHMWTFRRWAIQNKYTLDEYTEIQTNLFLNGLLKK; translated from the coding sequence ATGGTTAAGGATCAGCTATTAATTAAAAAGCGTCGTGAACAGATGATTAAGGCTGCGGTAACTCTTTTTATTCAAAAGGGTTTTCATCGCACGACAACAAGGGAGATTGCCAAAGAGTCAGGATTTAGTATTGGGACTCTCTATGAGTATATTGGTTCAAAGGAAGACATCCTCTATCTTGTTTGTGACTCGATCTATGATCAAGTTAGTGAAAATTTAAAAAAGCGTCTCAAACAAGATGTAGAGGGAATTGACAGTTTAAGGTATGCAATTGCCGCTTTATTCAGAGTGATTGATGACCTACAAGATGAAGTTCTCGTTATGTATCAGGAGTCAAAGTCGCTTCCAAAAGAAGCGTTACGTTATGTTTTGCAAAAAGAGTTCGAGATGACAGAACTGATCCAAGAAGTCATTCAAGAATGTGTAACAAAAGGGCATCTTGAATTAACCGATCAAGAAATTTATCAATCAGCTCATAACATTCTTGTCCAAGCGCATATGTGGACATTCCGGCGTTGGGCAATTCAAAACAAATATACATTAGACGAATACACAGAAATACAGACAAATCTGTTTTTAAATGGACTACTGAAAAAATAA
- a CDS encoding acyl-CoA dehydrogenase has translation MNFLLTEEQEMIRKMVRDFAKNEVAPTAAERDEEERFDRGIFDMMGELGLTGIPWPEEYGGIGADYLSYAIAVEELSRVCASTGVTLSAHTSLAGWPVYKFGTEEQKQKFLRPMAEGKKMGAYGLTEPGAGSDVSSMKTTAKLEGDEYVINGSKIFITNGGEAEIYIVFAVTQPELKHKGVSAFIVEKGTPGFSFGKKEKKLGIRSSPTLEIIFEDCRIPTENLLGKEGEGFKIAMMTLDGGRNGIAAQAVGIAQGALDAAVDYAKERKQFGKPISAQQGLAFKIADMATKIEASRLLTYQAAWRESEGLSYGLESAMSKLFAGDTAMDVAIEAVQVFGGYGYTKEYPVERYMRDAKITQIYEGTNEIQRLVISKMLLAD, from the coding sequence ATGAACTTTTTATTAACTGAAGAACAAGAAATGATTCGAAAAATGGTACGCGACTTTGCAAAAAACGAAGTTGCCCCAACTGCAGCGGAACGTGATGAAGAAGAGCGTTTCGATCGCGGTATTTTTGACATGATGGGTGAACTAGGACTAACAGGAATTCCGTGGCCAGAAGAGTATGGTGGAATTGGTGCAGACTACCTGTCTTATGCGATTGCTGTTGAAGAGTTATCCCGTGTATGTGCGTCAACAGGTGTAACCTTATCTGCTCATACCTCCTTAGCAGGTTGGCCGGTATATAAATTTGGTACCGAAGAGCAAAAACAAAAGTTTTTACGCCCGATGGCTGAAGGTAAAAAAATGGGTGCTTATGGCTTAACAGAGCCAGGTGCTGGTTCTGACGTTTCTTCAATGAAAACGACAGCTAAATTAGAAGGCGACGAGTACGTCATTAATGGATCAAAGATTTTTATTACAAACGGTGGAGAAGCGGAGATTTATATTGTCTTTGCCGTAACACAACCAGAGTTAAAGCACAAAGGTGTTAGTGCCTTTATCGTTGAAAAAGGAACTCCGGGCTTTTCATTTGGTAAAAAAGAAAAGAAATTAGGAATTCGTTCATCGCCAACATTAGAAATTATTTTTGAAGACTGCCGCATACCAACAGAAAATCTTCTTGGAAAAGAAGGAGAAGGCTTTAAAATTGCAATGATGACACTTGATGGTGGTCGTAACGGAATTGCCGCTCAAGCAGTAGGAATTGCTCAAGGTGCTCTTGACGCAGCGGTCGATTATGCAAAAGAAAGAAAGCAATTTGGCAAGCCGATTTCAGCTCAACAAGGACTTGCGTTTAAGATTGCCGATATGGCAACAAAAATTGAGGCTTCAAGACTATTAACCTACCAAGCTGCATGGCGTGAGAGTGAAGGTTTATCGTACGGATTAGAGTCAGCGATGTCAAAATTATTTGCTGGAGATACAGCGATGGATGTTGCAATTGAAGCGGTCCAAGTATTTGGAGGTTACGGATATACAAAAGAGTACCCAGTAGAACGCTACATGCGTGACGCGAAAATTACGCAAATCTACGAAGGAACAAACGAAATTCAAAGACTTGTAATTTCAAAAATGTTATTGGCAGACTAG
- a CDS encoding acyl-CoA dehydrogenase: MELRFTEEQEMMRKMVRDFAQEQIAPKIEEMEETDLFPTEIIKQMGELGLLGIPISEEYGGSGMDFTSYIIAINELSKVSATVGVILSVHTSVGTNPILYFGTEQQKQKYVPKLASGEYLGAFAITEPGAGSDAASIRTTAVKNGDHYILNGSKIFITNAGAADTYIVSAKTDPSAGVKGISTFIVEKGTPGFSVGKKEKKMGLHGSNTCEVIFEDCKVPVENLLGEEGEGFKILMANLDVGRIGIAAQALGIAEAAVESALGYAKERKQFGKPIAAQQGLAFKLADMATKVEASRLLVYRAAALRQQGLPCGKEASMAKLFASSAAMKVATEAVQVFGGYGYTKEYPVERFFRDAKICEIYEGTSEIQRIVISKHLLRD; the protein is encoded by the coding sequence ATGGAGCTTCGTTTTACAGAAGAACAAGAGATGATGCGGAAAATGGTGAGGGACTTTGCTCAAGAGCAAATCGCTCCAAAGATAGAGGAAATGGAAGAAACAGATCTTTTCCCAACAGAAATTATTAAACAAATGGGTGAACTTGGTTTACTAGGCATTCCAATTTCAGAAGAGTATGGCGGATCTGGTATGGACTTCACGTCGTACATTATTGCCATTAATGAGCTATCAAAGGTGAGTGCAACTGTCGGAGTCATTTTATCAGTTCATACATCTGTCGGAACAAATCCGATTCTCTACTTTGGTACAGAGCAGCAAAAGCAAAAGTATGTACCGAAGCTAGCATCTGGTGAATATTTAGGGGCATTCGCCATTACTGAGCCAGGTGCAGGTAGTGATGCAGCAAGTATCCGTACTACGGCTGTAAAAAATGGTGATCACTACATTCTAAATGGTTCGAAGATTTTTATTACCAATGCTGGAGCAGCTGATACGTACATTGTTTCAGCGAAAACAGATCCTAGTGCAGGTGTAAAAGGTATTTCAACATTTATTGTTGAGAAAGGCACTCCAGGTTTTTCAGTCGGGAAAAAAGAGAAGAAGATGGGGTTACACGGATCGAATACGTGTGAAGTGATCTTTGAGGATTGCAAAGTTCCTGTAGAAAACCTTCTAGGTGAAGAAGGAGAAGGCTTCAAAATATTAATGGCTAACTTAGACGTCGGTCGAATCGGGATCGCAGCTCAGGCGTTAGGGATTGCAGAGGCTGCAGTCGAAAGTGCACTCGGTTACGCAAAGGAAAGAAAGCAATTTGGCAAACCAATCGCAGCACAACAAGGCCTCGCATTTAAATTAGCCGATATGGCGACAAAAGTAGAGGCTTCAAGATTACTAGTTTATCGTGCGGCAGCACTTAGACAACAAGGACTTCCTTGTGGGAAAGAAGCTTCGATGGCAAAATTATTTGCTTCAAGTGCAGCGATGAAGGTCGCAACTGAAGCCGTTCAAGTATTCGGTGGGTATGGCTATACAAAAGAATATCCAGTGGAGCGGTTCTTCCGAGATGCAAAAATTTGTGAGATTTACGAAGGTACTAGTGAGATACAAAGAATTGTAATTAGCAAACATCTTTTAAGAGATTAA